A stretch of the Nakaseomyces glabratus chromosome L, complete sequence genome encodes the following:
- the RPO31 gene encoding DNA-directed RNA polymerase III core subunit RPO31 (CAGL0L11660g~Ortholog(s) have RNA polymerase III activity, role in tRNA transcription from RNA polymerase III promoter and DNA-directed RNA polymerase III complex, cytoplasm localization) has protein sequence MKEVVIGETPKRISGLEFSALSPADIVAQSELEISSRDLFDLENNRSPKEGGALDPRMGVSASSMECTTCHGNLASCHGHFGHIKLALPVFHVGYFKATIQILQGICKTCSAILLSEQDKRHFLSELRRPGVDNLRRMALLKKVLDQCKKQRRCLHCGALNGVVKKAAAGAGTASLKIIHDTFRWVGKKSTPEKDKWIGDWKEVLSHNPELERYVKRATDDLNPLKTLNLFKQIASEDCELLGIDATNKAGRPETYIWRYIPAPPVCIRPSVMMQDSPASNEDDLTVKLTEIVWTSSLIKAGIEKGISINNMMEHWDYLQMTVAMYINSDSINPAMLPGSSTGGGKVKPIRGFCQRLKGKQGRFRGNLSGKRVDFSGRTVISPDPNLSIDEVAVPQLVAKVLTFPEKVTRYNIKKLRQLVQNGPNVHPGANYLLKKNEEARRNLRYGDRQKLANNLQYGDVVERHLEDGDVVLFNRQPSLHRLSILSHYAKIRPWRTFRLNECVCTPYNADFDGDEMNLHVPQTEEARAEAINLMGVKNNLLTPKSGEPIIAATQDFITGSYLISHKDSFFDKASLTQLLSMMSDGSLQFDIPPPAIMKPCYLWTGKQVFSLLIKPNKNSPVKINLDAKNKVYIPPKQKHYPNEMSQNDGFVIVRGSQILSGVMDKSVLGDGKKHSVFYTILRDFGPQEAASAMNRMAKLCARYLGNRGFSIGISDVTPADDLKQKKEDLVEIAYAKCDELIDLYNKGKLETQPGCNEEQTLEAKIGGLLSKVREEVGDVCINELDNLNAPLIMATCGSKGSTLNVSQMVAVVGQQIISGNRVPDGFQDRSLPHFPKNSKTPQSKGFVRNSFFSGLSPPEFLFHAISGREGLVDTAVKTAETGYMSRRLMKSLEDLSCQYDNTVRTSSNGIVQFTYGGDGLDPLEMEGNAQPVNFNRSWDHAYNITFNNTDRGLLPYEIKKTVDNILKPLEKRLIRYDTLGRPVSAEDDKLDDYVDQHDSERLFYASLREFMTDKAKKLAKLRKSRGLPKLIKKSELEGYDPENEHIDAIVQHSITQLYRITEDAVQKFLEIAISKYHRAKVEPGTAVGAIGAQSIGEPGTQMTLKTFHFAGVASMNVTLGVPRIKEIINASKVISTPIINAVLVNNNDERAARVVKGRIEKTLLSDVCYYIQDVYKENMAYLQVKVDLNTIDKLQLELTIEDIAIAITRAPKLKIQTSDVTVLGKDKIAINVLPEGFGSKTSSTSLKEPTENDVFYRMQTLRRALPSIMVKGLNDIARAVINIRDDGKRELLVEGYGLRDVMCTDGVIGAKTATNHVLEIFNVLGIEAARASIIGEIDYTMSNHGMSVDPRHIQLLGDVMTFKGEVLGITRFGLSKMRDSVLQLASFEKTTDHLFDAAFYMKKDAVEGVSECIILGQTMSIGTGSFKVVKNTDIAEDELKPKRTLFESLTSNVANKQV, from the coding sequence ATGAAGGAAGTTGTTATTGGTGAGACGCCTAAAAGGATTAGCGGTCTGGAGTTTAGTGCCCTAAGTCCTGCGGACATTGTTGCACAATCTGAGTTAGAAATTTCGTCCAGAGATTTGTTTGATTTAGAAAACAATAGAAGCCCTAAAGAAGGTGGTGCATTAGATCCTCGTATGGGTGTTTCTGCATCTAGTATGGAATGTACTACTTGTCATGGTAACTTAGCATCATGTCATGGTCATTTTGGGCATATAAAATTGGCTCTGCCAGTTTTCCATGTCGGTTACTTCAAGGCAACTATTCAGATATTGCAAGGTATATGTAAAACATGTTCGGCTATACTACTTAGTGAACAAGATAAGAGGCATTTTTTATCAGAGTTACGCAGACCTGGTGTGGATAATTTGAGGCGTATGGCATTACTGAAAAAAGTACTAGATCAATGTAAGAAGCAGAGAAGATGCTTGCACTGTGGTGCATTGAATGGTGTAGTTAAGAAAGCAGCTGCAGGGGCTGGTACAGCATCTCTGAAAATTATTCATGATACTTTCAGATGGGTTGGAAAGAAATCCACACCAGAAAAAGATAAGTGGATTGGTGATTGGAAAGAGGTGCTATCACATAATCCTGAACTTGAAAGATACGTTAAGAGAGCAACAGATGATCTAAACCCACTTAAAACTCTAAATTTATTCAAGCAAATTGCAAGTGAAGATTGTGAACTTTTAGGTATAGATGCAACAAATAAGGCTGGTAGACCTGAGACTTACATCTGGAGATATATTCCTGCTCCACCTGTATGTATTAGACCATCTGTCATGATGCAAGATTCACCAGCCTCTAATGAGGACGACTTAACCGTAAAACTGACGGAAATTGTATGGACATCGTCTTTGATCAAAGCGGGTATCGAGAAAGGTATTTCAATCAATAATATGATGGAGCATTGGGATTATCTGCAAATGACTGTCGCTATGTATATCAATTCAGACTCAATCAATCCGGCTATGTTACCGGGTTCTTCGACAGGTGGCGGTAAAGTCAAGCCAATAAGAGGTTTCTGTCAACGTCTCAAAGGTAAGCAAGGTAGATTCAGAGGTAACTTATCTGGTAAGCGTGTTGATTTTTCAGGTAGAACAGTTATTTCACCAGATCCAAACTTATcaattgatgaagttgCTGTGCCTCAACTTGTTGCTAAGGTATTGACCTTCCCTGAAAAGGTCACCAGATACAATATCAAGAAGCTAAGACAACTTGTTCAAAATGGTCCAAATGTCCATCCTGGTGCAAATTACCtactcaaaaaaaatgaggAAGCCAGAAGAAACTTACGATACGGTGACAGGCAAAAACTGGCTAATAACTTACAGTATGGTGATGTTGTTGAGAGACATTTAGAAGACGGAGATGTCGTCCTTTTCAATCGTCAACCTTCATTACATAGGTTATCTATCTTATCACATTATGCCAAAATTAGGCCATGGAGAACATTCAGACTTAATGAATGTGTCTGCACACCTTATAATGCGGATTTTGATGGTGATGAAATGAATTTACATGTTCCACAAACTGAGGAGGCAAGAGCAGAAGCAATTAATTTAATGGGCgtgaaaaataatttactAACTCCTAAATCTGGTGAGCCTATTATTGCAGCTACACAAGATTTCATCACAGGTTCTTACCTTATTTCACATAAAGACTCGTTCTTTGACAAAGCTTCATTAACTCAATTATTATCTATGATGTCCGATGGTAGCTTGCAATTTGATATACCTCCTCCAGCAATTATGAAACCATGTTATCTATGGACAGGTAAGcaagttttttctttgctaaTAAAGCCTAATAAGAACTCTCCAGTGAAAATTAATCTTGATGCAAAAAATAAGGTGTACATACCACCAAAGCAAAAGCATTATCCAAATGAGATGTCACAAAATGATGGTTTTGTAATTGTGAGAGGCTCACAAATATTAAGTGGTGTCATGGACAAGTCTGTTTTAGGTGATGGTAAGAAACATTCTGTATTTTATACTATCTTAAGAGATTTTGGTCCACAAGAAGCTGCCTCTGCAATGAATAGGATGGCCAAGCTGTGCGCGAGATACTTAGGTAACAGAGGATTTTCTATTGGTATAAGTGATGTCACACCAGCAGATGATTTgaagcaaaagaaagaagaccTGGTTGAAATAGCTTATGCAAAGTGTGACGAACTAATTGATTTATACAATAAAGGTAAATTGGAAACTCAACCAGGTTGTAATGAAGAGCAAACATTAGAAGCAAAGATTGGTGGTTTACTATCTAAGGTTAGAGAAGAAGTTGGTGATGTTTGTATTAATGAGTTGGATAACTTGAATGCCCCACTTATTATGGCAACCTGTGGTTCCAAAGGTTCTACATTGAATGTTTCTCAGATGGTGGCGGTTGTCGGTCAACAAATTATATCTGGTAATCGTGTTCCTGATGGTTTCCAAGATCGTTCTTTACCTCATTTCCCCAAGAATTCCAAAACACCTCAGTCTAAAGGTTTTGTCAGAAACTCTTTCTTTAGTGGGTTATCTCCACCAGAATTCTTGTTTCACGCTATTTCAGGTCGTGAAGGTTTAGTTGATACTGCTGTTAAAACCGCAGAAACCGGTTACATGTCCAGACGTTTGATGAAATCTCTGGAAGATCTTTCATGTCAATATGATAATACAGTCAGAACATCTTCCAACGGTATTGTCCAATTCACATACGGTGGTGATGGTCTGGATCCTCTTGAGATGGAAGGTAATGCTCAACCAGTTAATTTCAATAGGTCATGGGATCATGCATACAACATCACTTTCAATAATACAGACAGAGGTTTACTACCTTATGAAATAAAGAAGACTGTTGATAATATATTGAAGCCTTTAGAGAAAAGACTAATAAGATATGATACATTAGGTCGTCCAGTTTCTGCGGAAGATGATAAACTAGATGACTATGTCGATCAACATGACTCAGAGAGATTATTTTATGCCTCATTAAGAGAGTTTATGACTGACAAAGCAAAAAAACTTGCTAAGCTAAGAAAATCGAGAGGTTTACCAAAgttgataaagaaaagtgAACTTGAAGGCTATGACCCCGAAAATGAACATATAGATGCCATTGTCCAACACTCTATTACGCAGCTGTATAGAATAACAGAAGATGCTGTTCAGAAGTTCTTGGAAATTGCTATTTCGAAATATCATCGTGCAAAGGTTGAACCAGGTACTGCTGTTGGTGCCATTGGTGCACAATCTATTGGTGAGCCTGGTACCCAAATGACATTAAAAACATTCCACTTTGCTGGTGTCGCGTCCATGAATGTTACATTAGGTGTTCCTCGTATTAAGGAAATTATTAATGCCTCAAAGGTTATTTCTACCCCGATTATTAACGCCGTCCTTGTAAATAACAATGATGAAAGAGCAGCTAGAGTTGTTAAAGGTAGAATAGAAAAAACGCTTTTATCTGATGTGTGTTACTACATTCAAGATGTTTATAAAGAGAACATGGCCTATCTACAAGTTAAGGTTGACTTAAACACAATTGATAAGTTGCAATTAGAGCTAACTATAGAAGATATAGCGATTGCCATCACTAGAGCACCTAAACTAAAAATCCAGACATCTGATGTAACAGTATTAGGCAAAGACAAGATTGCTATCAATGTCTTACCTGAAGGTTTTGGTTCAAAAACCTCATCGACTTCATTAAAGGAGCCTACAGAAAATGATGTATTCTATAGAATGCAGACTTTGCGTAGAGCACTGCCTAGTATCATGGTCAAAGGTTTGAATGATATAGCAAGAGCGGTCATTAATATTCGAGACGATGGTAAGAGAGAACTTTTGGTTGAAGGTTACGGTTTAAGAGACGTTATGTGCACAGACGGTGTTATTGGTGCAAAAACTGCAACTAACCACGTTCTAGAAATATTTAACGTTTTAGGTATAGAAGCAGCTAGAGCAAGTATCATCGGTGAAATTGACTATACTATGAGTAACCACGGTATGAGTGTCGATCCACGTCATATTCAGCTTCTAGGAGATGTGATGACTTTCAAAGGTGAAGTACTAGGTATTACTAGATTTGGTTTGAGTAAAATGAGAGATTCGGTTCTACAACTAGcttcatttgaaaaaaCCACAGACCATTTGTTTGACGCTGCCTTTTATATGAAGAAAGACGCCGTAGAAGGTGTCTCAGAATGTATTATTTTGGGTCAAACAATGTCTATCGGTACAGGGTCATTTAAGGTTGTAAAAAACACCGACATAGCGGAAGATGAGTTGAAACCTAAGCGTACACTTTTCGAGAGTTTAACCAGTAATGTGGCCAACAAACAAGTTTGA
- the SPT2 gene encoding Spt2p (CAGL0L11704g~Ortholog(s) have DNA secondary structure binding activity), with protein MSFLSKLSELKKTKPKTVISPPQKANKQEEISLLPKNYVREEDPAVTRLKELRRQELLKNPELAKKKQKQVRKTPSSSKASTGKKDKNGDDNMLVSRFKRKVGSDKPAVPIQVKKKPQPIKKLSFEELMKQAENNQTIPVSKDTQSNGAGEKIKGSAKLNKPGFKTSRPKSLSPTTHINKTDHGKDKSTAKEKSEPVVKIGIPKFAQPNERLKKKLEMRQRVNKSRRYEDEEDDMDDFIEDDEEEYSSYRTTSKDPGYDRDEIWAMFNKGRKRSYNEYMDYEEEDDFDAMEANEMEILEEEEEAARMARLEDKREEAWLKKHEQEKKKKKLKLQKR; from the coding sequence ATGAGTTTTCTCTCGAAGCTCTCAGAACTGAAAAAGACAAAGCCAAAGACTGTGATATCTCCACCTCAAAAAGCTAATAAGCAAGAGGAAATCTCGTTATTACCAAAGAATTATGTGCGAGAAGAAGATCCAGCTGTTACAAGACTAAAGGAGCTGCGGCGTCAGGAATTATTAAAGAATCCCGAACTTGctaaaaagaaacagaaacagGTGCGCAAAACTCCTTCAAGTTCAAAAGCTTCAACAGGTaagaaagacaaaaatGGTGATGATAACATGTTAGTTTCTCGTTTTAAGAGGAAAGTTGGTTCAGATAAACCAGCTGTCCCAATTCAAGTCAAGAAGAAGCCACAGCCAATTAAAAAACTATCATTTGAAGAACTGATGAAGCAGGCTGAAAATAACCAAACAATACCGGTAAGTAAAGATACACAGTCAAATGGCGCAGGTGAAAAAATCAAAGGAAGCGCCAAGCTAAATAAGCCAGGTTTTAAAACCTCACGACCAAAGTCCTTATCCCCAACCACCCATATAAATAAAACAGACCACGGGAAAGACAAATCAACTGCTAAGGAAAAATCAGAACCTGTAGTAAAGATTGGAATACCGAAATTTGCTCAACCAAATGAGcgtttgaagaagaaacttGAAATGAGGCAACGTGTGAATAAATCTAGGAGATacgaggatgaagaagatgatatGGATGACTTcattgaagatgacgaagaaGAGTACAGCTCATATAGGACAACATCTAAAGATCCTGGATATGACCGTGATGAGATTTGGGCAATGTTCAACAAAGGTAGGAAAAGATCATACAATGAGTATATGGattatgaagaagaagacgacTTTGATGCAATGGAAGCAAATGAAATGGAAAttttagaagaagaagaagaagctgcaAGGATGGCCAGATTAGAAGATAAGAGGGAAGAAGCTTGGCTAAAGAAACACgagcaagaaaaaaaaaagaagaagttaaaGTTGCAGAAACGATAA
- the RAD4 gene encoding Rad4p (CAGL0L11726g~Ortholog(s) have single-strand break-containing DNA binding activity) translates to MSSDQIPSEYFDLIRDVLKNKGDATQERPLKRRKRRRAVTSELESGYENPQPTEAKIVVNLDSDPELEDKLGASNTISLVSDGEVQHTEASEDGAESDEAYESEEFEDVSADEMQMPSDNLSVTINVNKKDSQSKKESSKIQKNMCSNEDRKFRTHMHCLYLLCLMCHGHIINHWLNNSKMNRKLSGMIPEKVFDMLHPEKDEELPLRSTRKLLDGLKKAMEIWQKHWRIMQRYKGVNCYMRYWDELQICDKSRKTLTKNDFIKGILKGVGDRDVATQGFVALLRSCNVNARLVMSCQPPDFTNLKKSYGTEKKVSYEDMTKYPVFWCEVWDKFSKKWITIDPFCKKTIEQVRLSSKFEPRGVSPCKRNAMRYVIGFDRKEGCRDITRRYCQWFNSKTRKKRITKEAFGERWYERVLASLHKRKRTKIDDYEDAYFDQRNQDEGMPDNMQDFKGHPYYVLEKDIRQNQVLKSGCKECGYLKLHNKTNQVLKVYSKKDIIDLKSAKQWYMEGRILKTGARALKTVEKKRGRFTDPEEQEEERLYQFDDTELYVAPLATRSGEIETNTFGNIEVFVPSMIPANCCLVESPVAIKAASFIRIKFAKAVTAFKFEKGRSVKPSITGVVVALWFRDALVAAIDGITQANAEEKHIEHELEALSYWHNLITKLRIKNKLNSEYGKVNEEESSTVVSQPLIANRFDEETSMTDSGDEFPQGGFLPTDINHDGTSHNETSDNEIEEPGGFVPTNSNSSNANPDADYHDNEIVGNGGFITTRNQSPAGVTEYEEIKEPGDNLEPEDIDNQESHLDEDYKDFMDELDMSEQDMSD, encoded by the coding sequence ATGAGTTCTGATCAAATCCCCAGCGAATACTTTGATTTAATTCGAGATGTCCTGAAGAACAAAGGTGATGCTACACAGGAACGTCCCTTGAAGAGGAGGAAGCGGAGGAGAGCTGTCACTTCAGAGCTGGAAAGTGGATACGAGAACCCCCAACCTACTGAAGCTAAAATTGTGGTTAATTTGGATTCGGATCCCGAGCTCGAGGACAAGCTAGGGGCATCGAATACCATAAGTTTAGTGTCTGATGGAGAAGTACAACACACTGAGGCTAGCGAGGACGGTGCTGAATCAGATGAGGCTTATGAATCAGAGGAGTTTGAAGATGTGTCAGCAGATGAGATGCAGATGCCGTCTGATAACTTGTCAGTTACCATTAATGTGAATAAAAAAGATAGTCAGTCCAAGAAGGAGAGTTCAAAAATTCAGAAGAATATGTGTTCCAATGAAGATAGAAAGTTTAGGACTCATATGCATTGTTTGTACTTGCTGTGCCTTATGTGCCATGGTCATATAATCAATCACTGGCTAAATAACTCTAAGATGAATCGGAAACTTAGTGGTATGATTCCCGAGAAAGTGTTTGATATGCTACATCCGGAGAAAGATGAAGAGCTACCGCTTAGAAGTACCAGAAAATTATTAGATGGCCTAAAGAAGGCAATGGAAATTTGGCAAAAGCATTGGAGGATAATGCAACGCTATAAAGGTGTGAATTGTTACATGCGCTACTGGGATGAATTACAAATTTGTGATAAATCCCGTAAAACGCTAACAAAAAATGATTTTATTAAGGGAATTCTTAAAGGAGTGGGTGATAGAGATGTAGCTACACAAGGGTTTGTTGCACTACTCAGGTCATGTAATGTGAATGCCAGATTAGTTATGTCCTGCCAACCTCCAGATTTTACGAATCTCAAAAAATCTTATGGAACCGAGAAGAAAGTGTCTTACGAAGACATGACAAAATATCCTGTATTTTGGTGCGAAGTCTGGGATAAATTCAGCAAGAAATGGATTACAATCGACCCATTTTGCAAGAAGACCATTGAACAGGTCAGACTTTCCTCCAAATTTGAACCTAGAGGTGTATCACCATGTAAAAGGAATGCCATGAGATATGTAATTGGTTTTGACCGAAAAGAAGGTTGTAGAGATATAACTAGAAGATATTGTCAGTGGTTTAACTCAAAAACACGAAAGAAACGTATAACAAAGGAAGCATTTGGAGAAAGATGGTACGAGAGAGTTTTAGCTTCTTTGCACAAACGGAAACGtacaaaaattgatgaCTATGAAGATGCATATTTCGACCAACGTAACCAAGATGAAGGTATGCCTGATAATATGCAAGATTTCAAAGGTCATCCATATTATGTACTAGAGAAAGATATACGACAAAATcaagttttgaaaagtGGATGCAAAGAATGCGGCTACTTAAAACTGCACAACAAAACTAATCAGGTTCTCAAAGTGTATTCCAAGAAAGATATTATTGACCTGAAGTCTGCAAAACAGTGGTATATGGAAGGTCGAATACTAAAGACTGGTGCAAGGGCACTTAAAACtgtagaaaagaaaaggggCCGATTTACTGACCctgaagaacaagaagaagagcgCCTTTACCAGTTTGATGACACAGAGCTATATGTCGCACCTCTTGCTACCAGAAGTggagaaattgaaacaaataCATTCGGGAACATAGAAGTTTTTGTACCATCGATGATACCTGCCAATTGTTGCTTGGTGGAAAGTCCGGTTGCTATCAAAGCTGCTAGTTTCATAAGGATTAAATTTGCTAAAGCTGTTACGGCTTTTAAGTTTGAAAAAGGCAGATCTGTGAAACCTTCCATTACGGGTGTAGTGGTTGCTCTGTGGTTTAGAGACGCCCTGGTTGCAGCCATTGATGGCATCACACAAGCGAATGCCGAAGAAAAACACATTGAACATGAATTGGAGGCGCTATCATACTGGCACAATCTGATAACAAAATTgagaatcaaaaacaaactgAACTCGGAATATGGTAAAGTGAACGAGGAGGAATCATCAACAGTGGTGTCACAACCTTTAATTGCAAATAGgtttgatgaagaaacaaGTATGACCGATTCAGGCGATGAATTTCCTCAAGGTGGATTTCTACCCACTGACATCAATCACGATGGAACTAGCCACAATGAAACTAGCGATAATGAAATCGAAGAACCTGGTGGGTTTGTACCTACAAATAGTAATAGCAGTAACGCTAACCCAGATGCCGACTACCATGACAATGAAATAGTGGGTAACGGCGGCTTCATAACTACTCGAAATCAATCACCAGCAGGTGTTACGGAATATGAGGAAATAAAGGAACCCGGCGATAACTTGGAACCTGAAGATATTGACAACCAGGAGTCACATCTCGATGAAGACTATAAGGACTTTATGGACGAATTGGACATGTCTGAACAAGATATGAGTGACTAA
- the GCG1 gene encoding gamma-glutamylcyclotransferase (CAGL0L11748g~Ortholog(s) have gamma-glutamylcyclotransferase activity, role in glutathione catabolic process and cytosol, nucleus localization): MTVEKCGIWVLGYGSLIYKPPPHYTHRIPAVIYGFMRRFWQSSVDHRGTPDSPGRVVTLIPHDEIMKTPRFLQDYVKYENHGNPITNLQPNDLHTIGVVYYIPADRADEVREYLDVREQNGYTLHEVEVHLDLTESDSSDQELMAAIHQLPEHETTGKKVLTTNVYIGTVSNEAFVGPETIEQTASVIATNVGPSGTNFDYLRMLCESMASMKTCEETDKYLEHLFKEVNRIRDTL; this comes from the coding sequence ATGACAGTTGAGAAGTGTGGCATATGGGTGTTGGGCTACGGCTCGCTGATATACAAGCCGCCTCCGCACTATACGCACAGGATTCCCGCTGTGATTTACGGGTTCATGAGGAGGTTCTGGCAGAGCTCGGTGGATCACAGGGGCACGCCGGATTCACCAGGCCGTGTGGTTACGCTGATTCCTCATGATGAGATCATGAAGACACCCAGGTTTCTGCAAGACTATGTCAAGTATGAGAACCACGGGAACCCTATCACCAACTTGCAGCCCAATGATTTGCACACCATAGGTGTGGTGTATTATATACCGGCAGATCGTGCTGACGAGGTCAGAGAGTACCTCGACGTTAGAGAGCAGAACGGATACACTTTGCATGAGGTTGAAGTGCACTTGGACCTCACTGAGAGCGACTCTAGCGACCAAGAGCTTATGGCTGCGATCCACCAATTGCCAGAGCATGAGACTACGGGGAAGAAAGTCCTGACTACAAACGTGTATATAGGAACAGTGAGCAACGAGGCATTTGTAGGACCAGAGACAATTGAACAGACAGCATCCGTCATTGCCACAAACGTTGGTCCAAGTGGAACCAACTTTGACTACTTGCGTATGCTATGTGAGTCAATGGCCTCTATGAAAACATGCGAAGAGACAGATAAGTATTTGGAACATTTGTTCAAAGAGGTCAACAGAATTAGAGATACCTTGTAG